The Coffea arabica cultivar ET-39 chromosome 8e, Coffea Arabica ET-39 HiFi, whole genome shotgun sequence genome window below encodes:
- the LOC113703728 gene encoding F-box protein CPR1-like, producing the protein MDLPEEVMMEILMRLPVKSLLKIRCVCKAWCGLIKSPSFIDMLKRYIEHENQTMISFHSNNDEAEKSLSLCLRPPIEVTWFYHRNLEAAHLIGPCNGIVCITDGMDIYLCNPATRELRKLPPSPFGCPEYYRPMTDGVGIGFDSSTNDYKVVRILFWETIEYSPGRQYQAELYSLNTNSWRELRDVILPFYHFFARCNLLFQGRFHWRAWHALAQPCDTDCILSFDMRAEVFDVIHYPPSCVGDLGLVENKEPSFVSLNDSLALILCTSLPEEHPAPPQVIDIWAMMEYGVEESWTKKFSLGPFTIGIRLPLCLWKDDKQLLLESRSGRLISSSLLPDELEAADLKEHDIFESSTLFEGRIYAESLVSLNPIYMEEAIIE; encoded by the coding sequence ATGGACCTGCCCGAGGAAGTGATGATGGAGATCCTAATGAGATTGCCCGTCAAATCCCTGTTGAAAATCAGGTGTGTTTGTAAAGCTTGGTGTGGTTTGATCAAAAGCCCCTCCTTCATTGATATGCTCAAGCGCTACATCGAGCACGAGAACCAAACCATGATATCCTTCCATTCCAACAATGATGAAGCAgaaaaatctctctctctctgtcttcGCCCACCTATAGAAGTTACTTGGTTTTACCATCGCAATCTTGAAGCtgcccacttgattggtccatGCAATGGCATCGTTTGCATTACCGATGGCATGGACATATATCTCTGTAATCCTGCCACTCGTGAACTAAGGAAACTTCCTCCCAGCCCCTTTGGATGCCCTGAATATTATCGTCCTATGACAGATGGTGTAGGAATCGGATTTGATTCATCCACCAATGATTACAAGGTTGTTAGGATTCTATTTTGGGAAACTATAGAGTATAGTCCTGGCCGTCAATACCAAGCTGAACTATACTCTCTCAACACAAATTCTTGGAGAGAATTAAGAGATGTGATCTTGCCCTTCTATCATTTTTTTGCCCGATGCAACCTGTTATTTCAGGGGCGCTTCCACTGGCGTGCCTGGCATGCCTTGGCTCAACCCTGCGACACTGACTGTATCCTTTCTTTTGATATGAGGGCCGAGGTGTTTGACGTGATCCACTACCCTCCTAGTTGTGTTGGAGATTTAGGTCTTGTTGAAAACAAAGAACCCAGTTTTGTTAGCTTAAATGATTCCTTGGCCTTGATTTTATGCACCTCCTTGCCGGAGGAGCACCCAGCCCCTCCACAGGTCATTGATATATGGGCAATGATGGAGTACGGGGTTGAAGAGTCTTGGACGAAGAAATTCTCCCTGGGGCCTTTTACAATTGGAATTCGTCTTCCGCTCTGCCTTTGGAAGGATGACAAGCAACTTCTTCTGGAGAGTAGATCCGGGCGGTTGATTTCATCCTCTCTCCTCCCGGATGAACTAGAAGCAGCAGATCTCAAGGAGCATGACATTTTCGAGTCTTCAACCTTGTTTGAAGGTCGAATTTATGCTGAAAGTCTAGTTTCACTCAACCCTATATATATGGAAGAAGCCATCATCGAATGA
- the LOC113702897 gene encoding uncharacterized protein produces the protein MAEIEQDGHRGNEIEESRSNRSNSTAEITLKKIGPSPPSRLIVPSSIKVHDLRKLIAQNGDLPSENLTLIWRGNVLHDNENGNDVIIQLKNGDSLIVATKPKPPPKHADDGLDDNDDHELRFQLPQSITGWKRRLFIALREKLKLPDILLMAMVSLSVKMWILIVLWFILAPVAQKLDLGPLYVLATGFAIIFYNLGQRQPGDVSAYSIFNEDFREIPGTLNAERLDRDIRAGQF, from the exons ATGGCTGAGATTGAACAGGACGGTCACCGTGGAAATGAAATTGAAGAGAGCAGAAGCAATAGAAGCAATTCGACTGCGGAAATTACTCTCAAAAAAATTGGTCCTTCGCCTCCCTCTCGTTTAATTGTTCCGTCTTCAATCAAA GTGCATGACTTGAGAAAATTGATTGCTCAAAATGGAGATTTGCCTAGCGAAAATCTGACGCTTATTTGGCGAGGAAATGTGTTGCATGACAACGAAAATGGCAATGATGTAATAATTCAACTAAAGAACGGAG ATTCCTTAATAGTTGCTACTAAACCAAAGCCACCTCCAAAGCATGCAGATGATGGTTTGGATGATAACGATGATCATGAACTG AGGTTTCAACTTCCACAATCAATTACTGGGTGGAAAAGGAGACTTTTCATTGCATTACGTGAGAAGTTGAAGTTACCCG ATATCCTTTTGATGGCAATGGTCTCGCTTAGTGTAAAGATGTGGATTCTAATTGTTTTATGGTTTATTCTGGCACCTGTTGCCCAAAAATTGGATCTTGGCCCTTTATAT GTACTTGCAACAGGGTTTGCTATTATCTTCTACAATCTTGGACAGCGACAACCTGGTGATGTCAG TGCATATTCCATCTTCAATGAAGATTTCAGGGAAATTCCGGGGACGCTTAATGCTGAGCGCCTAGACAGAGACATTCGagctggtcaattttga
- the LOC113703727 gene encoding protein phosphatase 2C 29: protein MGGGFSQLFPCFNPAVDGRGEPEVLFTATEPLDETLGHSFCYVRSSARFLSPTHSDRFVSPSQSLRFDAEQVPKQSRPAGLPPETGFRTISGASVSANTSTPRTVLQLDNIYDDATATEISNTTTSAAAAGAGAGSSSLLGFSAGVKGSVVNGFESTSSFSALPLQPVPRGGAGEASGQMERAFFMSGPIERGALSGPLDSTGGGSDGGNRVPFSAPLGGMYVKKKRRKGISGIRKAFYRNFPEKKRPWVVPVRNFVGGRKDVSGGGSGEPEMPCDSNVQWALGKAGEDRVHVVVSEELGWLFVGIYDGFNGPDAPEFLMSNLYKAMYKELEGLFWDNEDTSSSTQEVTLTAENIASVEDSNDPLSSNQLVEGRAVGRVTEIEEGESESNLDETTSRPSVKRVTFQSGEIQVRRRRLWEFLAEEDPEDGLDLSGSDRFAFSVDDAISVSNAGSAVSRRSLLLSKLKHGLLIKHKESGSLFPWRFGLAGKEKQEVEVEENRVAEQISCRSGRMRKVGPVDHDLVLRAMSRALEVTEHAYLDMTDKVLDRYPELALMGSCLLVALMRDEDVYVMNVGDSRAIVAQYEPDEVSSSAQLKVPGGSGSNSEGGIFDESADATERETEVANEASFQAMKLTALQLSTDHSTSIQEEIIRIKNEHPDDNNCIVNDRVKGRLKVTRAFGAGFLKQPKWNDPLLEMFRNDYIGTAPYISCSPSLRHHKLCPRDQFLVLSSDGLYQYLSNQEVVSFVDNFMEKFPDGDPAQHLIEELLLRAAKKAGMDFHELLDIPQGDRRKYHDDVTVMVISLEGRIWKSSGKYP from the exons ATGGGAGGGGGATTTTCGCAGCTGTTTCCATGTTTCAACCCGGCGGTGGACGGGCGGGGTGAGCCGGAGGTTCTGTTTACTGCCACCGAACCGCTCGACGAAACCCTAGGTCACTCATTCTGTTACGTCCGGTCTTCTGCCCGCTTTCTGTCCCCTACTCATTCCGATCGCTTCGTTTCGCCTTCGCAGTCCCTCCGGTTCGACGCCGAGCAGGTTCCGAAGCAGTCCAGACCGGCTGGTTTGCCGCCGGAGACCGGTTTTAGAACGATTTCGGGGGCTTCCGTCAGTGCCAACACTTCCACTCCTCGGACTGTCCTCCAGCTTGACAATATTTACGACGATGCCACTGCCACTGAGATTAGTAATACGACGACGTCCGCTGCCGCTGCTGGTGCTGGTGCGGGGAGTAGTAGTCTTCTAGGTTTTAGTGCTGGCGTCAAGGGGAGTGTTGTTAATGGTTTTGAGAGTACGTCGTCCTTCAGCGCTTTGCCTTTGCAGCCGGTGCCACGTGGCGGAGCCGGAGAAGCTTCGGGTCAGATGGAGCGGGCATTTTTCATGTCCGGTCCGATCGAGCGCGGGGCACTCTCGGGTCCGTTGGATAGTACCGGAGGAGGCTCCGATGGAGGTAACAGAGTTCCATTCTCGGCGCCCTTGGGGGGTATGTATGTGAAAAAGAAGAGGAGGAAGGGCATTTCGGGGATTCGGAAGGCATTTTACAGGAACTTCCCAGAAAAAAAGCGACCGTGGGTGGTGCCCGTGCGAAACTTCGTAGGTGGCCGGAAGGATGTCTCCGGCGGCGGCTCCGGTGAGCCGGAGATGCCGTGTGACAGCAATGTGCAGTGGGCTCTGGGGAAGGCGGGGGAGGATCGGGTACACGTGGTTGTTTCGGAGGAGCTGGGGTGGTTATTTGTCGGGATTTATGATGGGTTTAACGGCCCTGATGCGCCTGAATTTTTGATGAGTAATTTGTACAAAGCTATGTATAAAGAGTTAGAGGGTTTGTTTTGGGATAATGAAGACACTAGTAGTAGTACTCAAGAAGTTActttaactgcagaaaatataGCTTCTGTGGAGGATTCGAACGACCCATTGAGTTCGAATCAGTTGGTAGAGGGCAGAGCTGTGGGGAGGGTTACGGAAATAGAAGAAGGTGAAAGTGAGTCAAATTTAGACGAGACTACTAGTAGGCCATCAGTTAAGAGGGTGACTTTCCAATCAGGGGAGATCCAGGTTAGGAGGAGGAGATTATGGGAATTTCTGGCAGAAGAGGATCCGGAAGACGGACTTGATCTTTCGGGTTCAGATAGATTTGCATTTTCAGTTGATGATGCAATTAGTGTTAGCAACGCTGGATCAGCAGTCAGTAGAAGATCACTGTTATTGTCGAAATTGAAGCATGGATTGTTGATTAAGCACAAGGAGAGTGGGAGTTTGTTTCCTTGGAGGTTTGGTTTGGCCGGAAAAGAGAAGCAGGAAGTGGAAGTAGAGGAGAATCGAGTGGCAGAACAGATTAGTTGTAGAAGTGGGAGAATGCGGAAGGTGGGACCTGTTGATCATGACTTGGTGTTGAGGGCAATGTCGAGGGCTCTTGAAGTGACTGAGCATGCATATTTGGATATGACCGATAAGGTTCTTGATCGGTATCCAGAGCTTGCACTGATGGGCTCTTGTTTATTAGTGGCGTTGATGAGGGATGAGGATGTATATGTGATGAATGTAGGTGACAGTCGTGCAATTGTGGCACAGTATGAGCCTGATGAAGTTAGCTCCAGTGCACAATTGAAAGTTCCAGGTGGCAGTGGGTCAAATTCGGAGGGAGGTATATTTGATGAATCAGCAGATGCCACTGAAAGAGAAACTGAGGTGGCAAATGAGGCTTCTTTTCAAGCTATGAAGTTGACGGCATTGCAGTTGTCCACTGATCACAGCACTAGCATTCAGGAA GAAATCATTAGGATCAAGAATGAACACCCTGATGACAACAATTGCATTGTCAATGATAGAGTTAAAGGTCGTTTAAAAGTTACCCGTGCATTTGGAGCTGGTTTCCTTAAGCAG CCTAAGTGGAATGATCCCTTACTGGAAATGTTTCGGAATGACTACATTGGAACTGCTCCTTATATCTCCTGTTCACCTTCTCTTCGGCACCATAAACTGTGTCCCAGAGATCAGTTTTTGGTCCTGTCATCTGATGGATTGTATCAGTACTTGAGCAACCAGGAAGTGGTTTCTTTTGTTGACAATTTCATGGAGAAGTTTCCAGATGGCGACCCTGCTCAGCACCTGATAGAAGAGCTTTTGTTACGTGCAGCTAAAAAAGCAG GAATGGATTTTCATGAACTACTGGACATTCCCCAAGGTGATCGGAGGAAGTACCATGATGATGTCACTGTGATGGTGATATCACTTGAAGGAAGAATTTGGAAGTCATCAGGAAAATACCCTTGA
- the LOC113703730 gene encoding protein ABCI7, chloroplastic → MALANFPSVVLKPPNSSQSLYLFPYLPKPTLPISGIRPKTNKVGVFKPISAALSDPYVLQLAESLEDSIPSASSSPLQKIRDSSSESLLSTPWPTRKDEPFRFTDTSFIKNSKILPIGSPSQQNFTSLIDTAETLLPNLSIVDGFAVNSLSLLSDLPNGVYVGGLSTLNSEAILKRVSEYVSSFQGDLFWSLNGVGAPDLILVYVPEDCRVEKPLHLRYFSVEGSEKVSKSLPLSNPRVLVLVEKGGEIGIVEEYVGGDGDKSYWTNSVMDVVVGEGAKVSHSYIQTQSLNAVHIKWTSVRQESASTYELIELSTGGKLSRHNVHVQQYGPETSTELSTFHLSFGAQMQDLHSRLILDHPRGFSRQLHKCIVAHSSGQAVFDGNIQVNRFAQQTDAGQLTRSLLLEPRATVNVKPNLQIIADDVKCSHGAAISDLEEDQLFYFQARGVDIRTARKALIFSFAAEVTERYPDSSIRKRVENHIRKLLLRS, encoded by the exons ATGGCTCTAGCAAACTTTCCTTCCGTTGTTCTCAAACCCCCTAATTCATCACAATCTCTATACCTGTTTCCatatcttccaaaaccaacacTGCCCATATCGGGAATCAGgccaaaaacaaataaagttggAGTTTTTAAACCAATTTCAGCAGCCTTGTCAGACCCTTATGTTCTTCAATTAGCTGAAAGTCTTGAGGATTCAATCCCTTCTGCTTCTTCTTCACCTCTCCAGAAGATTAGAGACTCCTCTTCAGAGTCCCTTCTCTCCACTCCTTGGCCGACTAGAAAAGATGAGCCTTTTAGGTTCACAGATACTTCTTTTATCaagaattcaaaaattttacccATTGGATCCCCATCCCAACAGAATTTCACTTCTTTGATTGATACTGCAGAGACCCTTTTGCCCAATTTGTCTATAGTGGACGGTTTTGCGGTAAATTCGTTGTCTTTATTGTCGGATTTGCCTAATGGGGTTTATGTTGGAGGGTTGTCAACCCTGAATTCTGAGGCTATATTGAAAAGGGTGTCTGAATATGTGTCCAGTTTTCAAGGGGATTTGTTTTGGTCATTGAACGGTGTTGGTGCACCTGACTTGATTTTAGTATACGTGCCTGAGGATTGTCGAGTTGAGAAACCATTGCATTTGAGGTATTTTTCTGTTGAAGGGAGTGAAAAGGTGTCGAAGAGTTTGCCACTTTCAAACCCGAGGGTGTTGGTGTTGGTGGAAAAGGGAGGGGAGATTGGTATAGTTGAGGAGTATGTGGGAGGGGATGGGGATAAGTCCTATTGGACTAATTCAGTGATGGATGTTGTTGTTGGGGAAGGGGCTAAGGTCAGTCATTCTTACATTCAAACTCAGTCTTTGAATGCTGTTCATATCAAGTGGACCTCCGTTCGACAG GAATCAGCTAGCACTTACGAGCTTATAGAGCTAAGCACTGGAGGGAAGCTGAGTCGGCACAATGTTCATGTACAGCAATATGGTCCAGAGACAAGTACAGAATTATCCACCTTTCATTTATCTTTTGGTGCTCAAATGCAAGATTTGCATAGTAGACTGATTTTGGATCATCCACGTGGATTTTCTCGCCAACTTCACAAGTGTATAGTAGCCCATTCATCGGGTCAGGCTGTTTTTGACGGAAACATACAAGTCAACAG ATTCGCTCAGCAAACAGATGCTGGACAACTCACTAGAAGCCTGCTCCTGGAACCTAGGGCAACCGTGAATGTTAAACCTAATCTCCAGATCATTGCCGATGACGTTAAATGTTCCCATGGAGCTGCTATAAGTGACCTGGAGGAGGACCAGCTCTTCTATTTCCAGGCACGGGGTGTTGACATAAGAACTGCCAGAAAAGCTCTCATCTTCTCGTTTGCAGCTGAGGTGACAGAGCGCTATCCTGATTCTTCTATCAGAAAGAGAGTTGAGAATCATATAAGAAAACTTCTTCTTAGGAGTTGA
- the LOC113703729 gene encoding pentatricopeptide repeat-containing protein At5g46580, chloroplastic-like, producing the protein MAAKLSAVLDVHHCNISYPSDKNQPPHFTSPLRISTKKFTIFCTSSKSPPKTAPGKAESRKRKTPSLSEQLKPLSNTILSDRPNESHQLLSKPKSVWVNPTKPKPSVLSLQRQKRSSYSYNPQIRDLKHFAKKLNDCDPADDAAFQAILEEIPHPPNRDNALLVLNSLRSWQKTLLFFNWIKTLNLFPLETIFYNVTMKSLRFGRQFQHVENLANEMIENGVELDNITYSTIITCAKRCNLFDKAVQWFERMYKTGLMPDEVTYSAVLDVYAKLRKVEEVMSLYERGRASGWKPDPIAFAVLGKVFGEAGDYDGIRYVLEEMKSLGVQPNLVVYNTLLEAMGKAGKPGLARSLFEEMLDSGITPNEKTLTALIRIYGKARWAKDALELWDRMRLNGWPVDFILYNSLLSMCADLGLEEEAERLFEDMKGSESRKPDSWSYTAMLNIYGSGGNADKAMRMFEEMSEKGVELNVMGCTCLIQCLGRAKRIDDLVQVFESSVNGGIKPDDRLCGCLLSVVSYCEGEDVNKVLACLHKANQNLVAFIKSLEEEDTKFENVKQEFKGILSNTAVDARRPFCNCLIDIFRNRNLRERAHELLYLGTMYGLYPGLHTRTEEEWRLNVRSLSVGAAHTALEEWMQTLTKLVQRREALPEVLSASTGAGSHKYSQGLANAFASHAEKLAAPFKLREDKAGGLFVATREDVISWVQSRAASLASIA; encoded by the coding sequence ATGGCTGCAAAACTCTCAGCCGTTTTAGATGTTCACCACTGCAACATATCATATCCTTCAGACAAAAATCAGCCCCCACATTTCACCTCTCCGTTGAGAATCTCCACCAAAAAGTTCACCATTTTTTGCACTTCATCCAAATCTCCTCCAAAAACTGCTCCAGGAAAAGCAGAATCCCGAAAGAGAAAAACCCCATCTTTATCCGAGCAGCTGAAGCCTCTCTCCAACACCATTCTTTCTGACCGACCAAATGAATCCCATCAACTCTTATCCAAACCTAAGTCCGTATGGGTCAATCCCACAAAGCCAAAGCCGTCTGTCCTCTCTCTCCAACGCCAGAAGCGCTCTTCTTATTCCTACAATCCTCAAATCAGAGACCTCAAACACTTTGCCAAGAAACTCAATGATTGTGACCCTGCTGATGACGCTGCTTTTCAGGCAATTCTTGAAGAAATCCCACATCCACCCAATAGAGATAATGCCCTGCTGGTGCTCAACAGTTTGAGAAGTTGGCAAAAgactcttctttttttcaattgGATTAAGACTCTGAATTTGTTTCCTCTAGAAACAATCTTTTATAATGTGACAATGAAGTCTTTGAGGTTTGGCAGGCAGTTTCAGCACGTGGAGAACCTTGCTAATGAGATGATTGAAAATGGGGTTGAGCTCGATAATATTACTTATTCTACTATCATCACTTGTGCAAAAAGATGTAATCTTTTCGATAAGGCGGTCCAGTGGTTTGAGAGGATGTATAAAACTGGGCTGATGCCTGATGAGGTGACTTACTCTGCTGTTCTTGATGTTTATGCAAAGCTGAGGAAAGTTGAGGAGGTGATGAGTTTGTATGAGAGAGGGAGGGCCAGTGGTTGGAAGCCTGATCCTATTGCCTTTGCTGTGTTGGGGAAGGTGTTCGGTGAAGCAGGGGATTATGATGGTATAAGGtatgttttggaagaaatgaaGTCACTTGGGGTACAACCTAATTTAGTTGTGTATAATACACTACTGGAAGCAATGGGTAAGGCCGGGAAGCCTGGACTGGCTAGGAGTTTGTTTGAGGAAATGTTGGATTCAGGGATTACCCCGAATGAAAAGACACTAACAGCATTGATTAGGATTTATGGGAAGGCAAGATGGGCTAAAGATGCTTTGGAGCTTTGGGATCGGATGAGATTGAATGGATGGCCTGTGGATTTCATATTGTATAATTCTTTGTTGAGCATGTGTGCTGATCTTGGGTTGGAAGAAGAGGCTGAGAGGCTGTTTGAGGATATGAAGGGATCTGAAAGCCGTAAACCGGACAGCTGGAGCTATACTGCGATGCTTAATATATATGGCAGTGGTGGGAATGCTGACAAGGCAATGAGGATGTTTGAGGAGATGTCCGAGAAGGGTGTTGAGCTCAATGTCATGGGATGTACATGTTTGATTCAGTGCCTAGGAAGAGCGAAGAGAATTGATGATTTGGTTCAGGTGTTTGAGAGTTCAGTCAATGGTGGTATCAAACCAGATGACAGGCTTTGTGGGTGTTTGCTGTCCGTCGTGTCCTACTGTGAAGGTGAAGATGTAAACAAGGTCCTTGCGTGTTTACACAAGGCTAACCAAAATTTGGTTGCCTTTATCAAGTCGTTGGAAGAAGAAGATACTAAGTTTGAGAATGTGAAACAGGAATTCAAAGGAATACTCAGCAACACTGCTGTTGATGCAAGGAGGCCTTTCTGTAATTGCTTGATTGATATTTTTCGGAACAGAAATCTCCGTGAGAGAGCTCATGAGCTTCTTTATTTGGGGACAATGTATGGATTATATCCAGGTTTACATACTAGGACTGAGGAGGAATGGCGATTAAATGTCCGATCACTCTCCGTTGGTGCAGCACATACTGCATTGGAAGAATGGATGCAAACCTTAACAAAACTTGTCCAGCGCCGAGAGGCATTGCCAGAAGTGCTATCTGCAAGCACTGGAGCAGGAAGTCACAAGTACTCTCAAGGTTTGGCCAACGCATTTGCTTCACATGCGGAGAAGCTTGCTGCTCCTTTTAAACTGAGGGAAGATAAAGCAGGAGGCCTCTTTGTGGCAACTCGAGAAGATGTGATATCCTGGGTGCAATCGAGGGCTGCATCACTTGCCTCGATAGCTTAG